A region of Necator americanus strain Aroian chromosome I, whole genome shotgun sequence DNA encodes the following proteins:
- a CDS encoding hypothetical protein (NECATOR_CHRI.G2291.T2) — MCSCVSLAIIDLEMYNFGLYIVLLCIVGTMLACALCIANPQACPNPEWYTRFCFHLHEMYPVPEDGTSSPKMTGLRARMQQHTQSMIGQSEDSQRLPLRQESRATVAMLAPAVHIMHQVWKGMAWVAEGIEDEEEENHAYDKMEQGPSCEFSGNVAFKRLSTIAETSSNPREILQEPVEEISSEINSRNDVTL; from the exons ATGTGTTCGTGTGTTTCGTTGGCAATTATCGACTTGGAAATGTATAACTTCGGATTGTATATAGTACTTCTTTGTATTGTAG GCACCATGTTAGCCTGTGCACTTTGTATAGCAAATCCGCAAGCGTGTCCAAATCCCGAATGGTACACAAGATTCTGTTTTCACCTCCAT GAAATGTATCCCGTACCAGAGGATGGGACTTCGAGTCCAAAAATGACTGGTCTTCGAGCACGAATGCAACAACATACGCAGAGTATGATAGGACAGTCCGAGGATTCTCAACGCTTACCCTTAAG GCAAGAATCCCGTGCCACCGTTGCGATGCTCGCTCCTGCCGTTCACATCATGCATCAG GTATGGAAAGGTATGGCCTGGGTTGCGGAAGGTATCGAAgacgaagaggaagaaaaccaTGCGTATGATAAAATGGAACAG GGGCCTTCTTGCGAATTTTCCGGTAACGTTGCATTCAAACGATTGTCAACTATCGCTGAGACTAGTTCAAATCCTCGAGAAATT TTACAGGAACCTGTGGAGGAGATCAGTAGCGAAATCAACTCCAGGAACGATGTCACTCTTTAG
- a CDS encoding hypothetical protein (NECATOR_CHRI.G2291.T4), translated as MCSCVSLAIIDLEMYNFGLYIVLLCIVGTMLACALCIANPQACPNPEWYTRFCFHLHEMYPVPEDGTSSPKMTGLRARMQQHTQSMIGQSEDSQRLPLSEIALSKHLLQFHIEALVMHTHTEKHQIATTSWLHSRQESRATVAMLAPAVHIMHQVWKGMAWVAEGIEDEEEENHAYDKMEQGPSCEFSGNVAFKRLSTIAETSSNPREIEPVEEISSEINSRNDVTL; from the exons ATGTGTTCGTGTGTTTCGTTGGCAATTATCGACTTGGAAATGTATAACTTCGGATTGTATATAGTACTTCTTTGTATTGTAG GCACCATGTTAGCCTGTGCACTTTGTATAGCAAATCCGCAAGCGTGTCCAAATCCCGAATGGTACACAAGATTCTGTTTTCACCTCCAT GAAATGTATCCCGTACCAGAGGATGGGACTTCGAGTCCAAAAATGACTGGTCTTCGAGCACGAATGCAACAACATACGCAGAGTATGATAGGACAGTCCGAGGATTCTCAACGCTTACCCTTAAG CGAGATAGCATTGAGTAAACACCTACTTCAATTCCACATTGAGGCTTTGgtcatgcacacacacacagagaaACACCAGATTGCGACCACATCCTGGCTACATAGCAG GCAAGAATCCCGTGCCACCGTTGCGATGCTCGCTCCTGCCGTTCACATCATGCATCAG GTATGGAAAGGTATGGCCTGGGTTGCGGAAGGTATCGAAgacgaagaggaagaaaaccaTGCGTATGATAAAATGGAACAG GGGCCTTCTTGCGAATTTTCCGGTAACGTTGCATTCAAACGATTGTCAACTATCGCTGAGACTAGTTCAAATCCTCGAGAAATT GAACCTGTGGAGGAGATCAGTAGCGAAATCAACTCCAGGAACGATGTCACTCTTTAG
- a CDS encoding hypothetical protein (NECATOR_CHRI.G2291.T3), with the protein MCSCVSLAIIDLEMYNFGLYIVLLCIVGTMLACALCIANPQACPNPEWYTRFCFHLHEMYPVPEDGTSSPKMTGLRARMQQHTQSMIGQSEDSQRLPLRQESRATVAMLAPAVHIMHQVWKGMAWVAEGIEDEEEENHAYDKMEQGPSCEFSGNVAFKRLSTIAETSSNPREIEPVEEISSEINSRNDVTL; encoded by the exons ATGTGTTCGTGTGTTTCGTTGGCAATTATCGACTTGGAAATGTATAACTTCGGATTGTATATAGTACTTCTTTGTATTGTAG GCACCATGTTAGCCTGTGCACTTTGTATAGCAAATCCGCAAGCGTGTCCAAATCCCGAATGGTACACAAGATTCTGTTTTCACCTCCAT GAAATGTATCCCGTACCAGAGGATGGGACTTCGAGTCCAAAAATGACTGGTCTTCGAGCACGAATGCAACAACATACGCAGAGTATGATAGGACAGTCCGAGGATTCTCAACGCTTACCCTTAAG GCAAGAATCCCGTGCCACCGTTGCGATGCTCGCTCCTGCCGTTCACATCATGCATCAG GTATGGAAAGGTATGGCCTGGGTTGCGGAAGGTATCGAAgacgaagaggaagaaaaccaTGCGTATGATAAAATGGAACAG GGGCCTTCTTGCGAATTTTCCGGTAACGTTGCATTCAAACGATTGTCAACTATCGCTGAGACTAGTTCAAATCCTCGAGAAATT GAACCTGTGGAGGAGATCAGTAGCGAAATCAACTCCAGGAACGATGTCACTCTTTAG
- a CDS encoding hypothetical protein (NECATOR_CHRI.G2291.T1): MYPVPEDGTSSPKMTGLRARMQQHTQSMIGQSEDSQRLPLRQESRATVAMLAPAVHIMHQVWKGMAWVAEGIEDEEEENHAYDKMEQGPSCEFSGNVAFKRLSTIAETSSNPREIEPVEEISSEINSRNDVTL, encoded by the exons ATGTATCCCGTACCAGAGGATGGGACTTCGAGTCCAAAAATGACTGGTCTTCGAGCACGAATGCAACAACATACGCAGAGTATGATAGGACAGTCCGAGGATTCTCAACGCTTACCCTTAAG GCAAGAATCCCGTGCCACCGTTGCGATGCTCGCTCCTGCCGTTCACATCATGCATCAG GTATGGAAAGGTATGGCCTGGGTTGCGGAAGGTATCGAAgacgaagaggaagaaaaccaTGCGTATGATAAAATGGAACAG GGGCCTTCTTGCGAATTTTCCGGTAACGTTGCATTCAAACGATTGTCAACTATCGCTGAGACTAGTTCAAATCCTCGAGAAATT GAACCTGTGGAGGAGATCAGTAGCGAAATCAACTCCAGGAACGATGTCACTCTTTAG
- a CDS encoding hypothetical protein (NECATOR_CHRI.G2292.T1) yields MAKNIDSFEQLMTLIGRLRTRRCGPTSALTIFAAYTRTSSYEEEEVETFYMEMEKFYREDHAFYKITHGDFNAKIGTRRSLREFPSGPHPTME; encoded by the coding sequence atggcaaaaaatatcgattctttcgaacaacttatgACCctaatcggacgtctgcggacgAGGAGATGTGGTCCGACGtcagctttgacaatcttcgcCGCTTACACTcgaacatcaagctacgaagaagaagaagtcgaaactttctatatggaaatggagaagttctaccgagaagatcatgccttctacaaaaTCACAcatggtgatttcaacgccaaaattggcacAAGAAGAAGCCTGAGGGAGTTCCCATCAGGACCCCatcctacaatggaatga